From Cervus canadensis isolate Bull #8, Minnesota chromosome 28, ASM1932006v1, whole genome shotgun sequence, one genomic window encodes:
- the ZNF76 gene encoding zinc finger protein 76 isoform X2: protein MESLGLQTVTLSDGTTAYVQQQAVKGDKLLEGQVIQLEDGTTAYIHQVAVQKGWTTRAAGRWQHGLHTPHTQRSQPRLLPLCSIWANRMFPAEGYDPSALEAVQLEDGSTAYIHHPMAVPSDGTILAVQTEVGLEDLAAEEDEGFSADTVVALEQYASKVLHESQAPHNGKGQQVGDRAFRCGYKGCGRLYTTAHHLKVHERAHTGDRPYRCDFPSCGKAFATGYGLKSHMRTHTGEKPYKCPEELCSKAFKTSGDLQKHVRTHTGERPFRCPFEGCGRSFTTSNIRKVHVRTHTGERPYTCPEPHCGRGFTSATNYKNHVRIHTGEKPYVCTVPGCGKRFTEYSSLYKHHVVHTHCKPYTCSTCGKTYRQTSTLAMHKRSAHGELEATEESEQALYEQQQLEAASAAEESPPPKRPRIAYVSEVKEEGDDLPTQVAMVTEEDGAPQVALITQDGAQQVSLSPEDLQALGSAISMVTQHGSTTLAIPSHDDDLATSGAHTVAMVSADGTQTQPVTIITSGTVVAEDSSVASLHHQQVALLATANGTHIAVQLEEQQTLEEAISVATAAMQQEAVTLETAESESGC from the exons ATGGAGAGCTTGGGGCTGCAGACGGTGACCCTCAGTGATGGGACAACGGCCTATGTCCAGCAGCAAGCTGTTAAAG gagacaagCTTCTTGAAGGGCAAGTGATCCAGCTCGAAGATGGGACCACTGCGTACATTCACCAAGTGGCAGTGCAGAAAG GATGGACAACCCGTGCAGCTGGAAGATGGCAGCATGGCCTACATACACCGCACACCCAAAG GTCCCAGCCGCGTCTCTTGCCCTTGTGCAGCATCTGGGCTAACCGCATGTTCCCCGCAGAGGGCTATGACCCCAGTGCCCTGGAAGCTGTCCAGCTGGAAGATGGCTCCACCGCCTACATTCACCACCCCATGGCCGTGCCATCAGATGGCACCATCCTGGCCGTGCAGACAGAGGTGGGCCTGGAGGACCTGGCTGCAGAGGAGGATGAGGGCTTCAGCGCGGACACGGTGGTAGCCCTGGAGCAGTACGCCAGCAAG GTTCTGCATGAGAGCCAGGCTCCTCATAATGGCAAAGGACAACAGGTTGGGGACAGAGCATTCCGCTGTGGATACAAGGGCTGTGGGCGTCTCTACACCACCGCGCATCACTTAAAG GTGCACGAGAGAGCTCATACCGGTGACCGTCCATACAGGTGTGATTTCCCCAGCTGTGGAAAGGCCTTTGCCACAG GATATGGGCTGAAGAGCCACATGCGCACCCACACTGGTGAGAAGCCATACAAGTGCCCAGAGGAGCTGTGCAGCAAGGCCTTCAAGACCTCAGGAGACTTGCAGAAGCACGTCCGGACCCACACTG GTGAACGCCCCTTCCGGTGCCCCTTCGAGGGCTGCGGCCGCTCCTTCACTACATCTAACATCCGCAAGGTACATGTGCGCACCCACACGGGCGAGCGGCCCTACACCTGCCCCGAGCCCCACTGTGGCCGCGGCTTCACCAGCGCCACCAACTACAAGAATCACGTGCGCATCCACACAG GGGAGAAGCCGTACGTTTGCACGGTGCCAGGCTGCGGGAAGCGCTTCACCGAGTACTCGAGCCTGTATAAGCACCACGTGGTGCACACACACTGCAAGCCCTACACCTGCAGCACCTGCGGGAAGACCTACCGGCAGACCTCCACCCTGGCCATGCACAAGCGCAGCGCCCACGGCGAGCTGGAGGCCACGGAGGAGAGCGAGCAGGCCCTTTACGAGCAGCAGCAGCTCGAGG CCGCCTCTGCAGCCGAGGAGAGCCCGCCCCCCAAGCGACCCCGCATTGCTTACGTGTCGGAGGTGAAGGAAGAGGGCGATGACCTCCCGACCCAAGTGGCTATGGTGACCGAGGAGGACGGGGCCCCCCAGGTGGCTCTGATCACTCAGGATGGTGCCCAGCAG GTCAGCCTGTCCCCAGAAGACCTGCAGGCCCTGGGGAGCGCCATCAGTATGGTGACCCAGCATGGCAGCACCACCCTTGCCATCCCCAGTCACGACGATGACCTTGCCACCTCTGGCGCACACACAGTCGCCATGGTCAGCGCCGATGGCACCCAGACACAGCCC GTCACAATCATTACCTCTGGGACTGTGGTGGCTGAGGACTCAAGTGTAGCATCCCTTCATCATCAGCAGGTGGCGCTGCTGGCCACAGCCAACGGAACTCACATTGCGGTGCAG CTGGAGGAGCAGCAGACCTTAGAGGAGGCCATCAGCGTGGCCACTGCTGCCATGCAGCAGGAGGCGGTGACCCTGGAGACTGCAGAGTCGGAGAGCGGCTGCTGA
- the ZNF76 gene encoding zinc finger protein 76 isoform X1, translating into MESLGLQTVTLSDGTTAYVQQQAVKGPLLSISASTGDKLLEGQVIQLEDGTTAYIHQVAVQKGWTTRAAGRWQHGLHTPHTQRSQPRLLPLCSIWANRMFPAEGYDPSALEAVQLEDGSTAYIHHPMAVPSDGTILAVQTEVGLEDLAAEEDEGFSADTVVALEQYASKVLHESQAPHNGKGQQVGDRAFRCGYKGCGRLYTTAHHLKVHERAHTGDRPYRCDFPSCGKAFATGYGLKSHMRTHTGEKPYKCPEELCSKAFKTSGDLQKHVRTHTGERPFRCPFEGCGRSFTTSNIRKVHVRTHTGERPYTCPEPHCGRGFTSATNYKNHVRIHTGEKPYVCTVPGCGKRFTEYSSLYKHHVVHTHCKPYTCSTCGKTYRQTSTLAMHKRSAHGELEATEESEQALYEQQQLEAASAAEESPPPKRPRIAYVSEVKEEGDDLPTQVAMVTEEDGAPQVALITQDGAQQVSLSPEDLQALGSAISMVTQHGSTTLAIPSHDDDLATSGAHTVAMVSADGTQTQPVTIITSGTVVAEDSSVASLHHQQVALLATANGTHIAVQLEEQQTLEEAISVATAAMQQEAVTLETAESESGC; encoded by the exons ATGGAGAGCTTGGGGCTGCAGACGGTGACCCTCAGTGATGGGACAACGGCCTATGTCCAGCAGCAAGCTGTTAAAG GCCCACTTCTCTCCATTtctgcctccacaggagacaagCTTCTTGAAGGGCAAGTGATCCAGCTCGAAGATGGGACCACTGCGTACATTCACCAAGTGGCAGTGCAGAAAG GATGGACAACCCGTGCAGCTGGAAGATGGCAGCATGGCCTACATACACCGCACACCCAAAG GTCCCAGCCGCGTCTCTTGCCCTTGTGCAGCATCTGGGCTAACCGCATGTTCCCCGCAGAGGGCTATGACCCCAGTGCCCTGGAAGCTGTCCAGCTGGAAGATGGCTCCACCGCCTACATTCACCACCCCATGGCCGTGCCATCAGATGGCACCATCCTGGCCGTGCAGACAGAGGTGGGCCTGGAGGACCTGGCTGCAGAGGAGGATGAGGGCTTCAGCGCGGACACGGTGGTAGCCCTGGAGCAGTACGCCAGCAAG GTTCTGCATGAGAGCCAGGCTCCTCATAATGGCAAAGGACAACAGGTTGGGGACAGAGCATTCCGCTGTGGATACAAGGGCTGTGGGCGTCTCTACACCACCGCGCATCACTTAAAG GTGCACGAGAGAGCTCATACCGGTGACCGTCCATACAGGTGTGATTTCCCCAGCTGTGGAAAGGCCTTTGCCACAG GATATGGGCTGAAGAGCCACATGCGCACCCACACTGGTGAGAAGCCATACAAGTGCCCAGAGGAGCTGTGCAGCAAGGCCTTCAAGACCTCAGGAGACTTGCAGAAGCACGTCCGGACCCACACTG GTGAACGCCCCTTCCGGTGCCCCTTCGAGGGCTGCGGCCGCTCCTTCACTACATCTAACATCCGCAAGGTACATGTGCGCACCCACACGGGCGAGCGGCCCTACACCTGCCCCGAGCCCCACTGTGGCCGCGGCTTCACCAGCGCCACCAACTACAAGAATCACGTGCGCATCCACACAG GGGAGAAGCCGTACGTTTGCACGGTGCCAGGCTGCGGGAAGCGCTTCACCGAGTACTCGAGCCTGTATAAGCACCACGTGGTGCACACACACTGCAAGCCCTACACCTGCAGCACCTGCGGGAAGACCTACCGGCAGACCTCCACCCTGGCCATGCACAAGCGCAGCGCCCACGGCGAGCTGGAGGCCACGGAGGAGAGCGAGCAGGCCCTTTACGAGCAGCAGCAGCTCGAGG CCGCCTCTGCAGCCGAGGAGAGCCCGCCCCCCAAGCGACCCCGCATTGCTTACGTGTCGGAGGTGAAGGAAGAGGGCGATGACCTCCCGACCCAAGTGGCTATGGTGACCGAGGAGGACGGGGCCCCCCAGGTGGCTCTGATCACTCAGGATGGTGCCCAGCAG GTCAGCCTGTCCCCAGAAGACCTGCAGGCCCTGGGGAGCGCCATCAGTATGGTGACCCAGCATGGCAGCACCACCCTTGCCATCCCCAGTCACGACGATGACCTTGCCACCTCTGGCGCACACACAGTCGCCATGGTCAGCGCCGATGGCACCCAGACACAGCCC GTCACAATCATTACCTCTGGGACTGTGGTGGCTGAGGACTCAAGTGTAGCATCCCTTCATCATCAGCAGGTGGCGCTGCTGGCCACAGCCAACGGAACTCACATTGCGGTGCAG CTGGAGGAGCAGCAGACCTTAGAGGAGGCCATCAGCGTGGCCACTGCTGCCATGCAGCAGGAGGCGGTGACCCTGGAGACTGCAGAGTCGGAGAGCGGCTGCTGA
- the ZNF76 gene encoding zinc finger protein 76 isoform X4, with protein MESLGLQTVTLSDGTTAYVQQQAVKGDKLLEGQVIQLEDGTTAYIHQVAVQKEPLSFEDGQPVQLEDGSMAYIHRTPKEGYDPSALEAVQLEDGSTAYIHHPMAVPSDGTILAVQTEVGLEDLAAEEDEGFSADTVVALEQYASKVLHESQAPHNGKGQQVGDRAFRCGYKGCGRLYTTAHHLKVHERAHTGDRPYRCDFPSCGKAFATGYGLKSHMRTHTGEKPYKCPEELCSKAFKTSGDLQKHVRTHTGERPFRCPFEGCGRSFTTSNIRKVHVRTHTGERPYTCPEPHCGRGFTSATNYKNHVRIHTGEKPYVCTVPGCGKRFTEYSSLYKHHVVHTHCKPYTCSTCGKTYRQTSTLAMHKRSAHGELEATEESEQALYEQQQLEAASAAEESPPPKRPRIAYVSEVKEEGDDLPTQVAMVTEEDGAPQVALITQDGAQQVSLSPEDLQALGSAISMVTQHGSTTLAIPSHDDDLATSGAHTVAMVSADGTQTQPVTIITSGTVVAEDSSVASLHHQQVALLATANGTHIAVQLEEQQTLEEAISVATAAMQQEAVTLETAESESGC; from the exons ATGGAGAGCTTGGGGCTGCAGACGGTGACCCTCAGTGATGGGACAACGGCCTATGTCCAGCAGCAAGCTGTTAAAG gagacaagCTTCTTGAAGGGCAAGTGATCCAGCTCGAAGATGGGACCACTGCGTACATTCACCAAGTGGCAGTGCAGAAAG AACCTCTTTCCTTTGAGGATGGACAACCCGTGCAGCTGGAAGATGGCAGCATGGCCTACATACACCGCACACCCAAAG AGGGCTATGACCCCAGTGCCCTGGAAGCTGTCCAGCTGGAAGATGGCTCCACCGCCTACATTCACCACCCCATGGCCGTGCCATCAGATGGCACCATCCTGGCCGTGCAGACAGAGGTGGGCCTGGAGGACCTGGCTGCAGAGGAGGATGAGGGCTTCAGCGCGGACACGGTGGTAGCCCTGGAGCAGTACGCCAGCAAG GTTCTGCATGAGAGCCAGGCTCCTCATAATGGCAAAGGACAACAGGTTGGGGACAGAGCATTCCGCTGTGGATACAAGGGCTGTGGGCGTCTCTACACCACCGCGCATCACTTAAAG GTGCACGAGAGAGCTCATACCGGTGACCGTCCATACAGGTGTGATTTCCCCAGCTGTGGAAAGGCCTTTGCCACAG GATATGGGCTGAAGAGCCACATGCGCACCCACACTGGTGAGAAGCCATACAAGTGCCCAGAGGAGCTGTGCAGCAAGGCCTTCAAGACCTCAGGAGACTTGCAGAAGCACGTCCGGACCCACACTG GTGAACGCCCCTTCCGGTGCCCCTTCGAGGGCTGCGGCCGCTCCTTCACTACATCTAACATCCGCAAGGTACATGTGCGCACCCACACGGGCGAGCGGCCCTACACCTGCCCCGAGCCCCACTGTGGCCGCGGCTTCACCAGCGCCACCAACTACAAGAATCACGTGCGCATCCACACAG GGGAGAAGCCGTACGTTTGCACGGTGCCAGGCTGCGGGAAGCGCTTCACCGAGTACTCGAGCCTGTATAAGCACCACGTGGTGCACACACACTGCAAGCCCTACACCTGCAGCACCTGCGGGAAGACCTACCGGCAGACCTCCACCCTGGCCATGCACAAGCGCAGCGCCCACGGCGAGCTGGAGGCCACGGAGGAGAGCGAGCAGGCCCTTTACGAGCAGCAGCAGCTCGAGG CCGCCTCTGCAGCCGAGGAGAGCCCGCCCCCCAAGCGACCCCGCATTGCTTACGTGTCGGAGGTGAAGGAAGAGGGCGATGACCTCCCGACCCAAGTGGCTATGGTGACCGAGGAGGACGGGGCCCCCCAGGTGGCTCTGATCACTCAGGATGGTGCCCAGCAG GTCAGCCTGTCCCCAGAAGACCTGCAGGCCCTGGGGAGCGCCATCAGTATGGTGACCCAGCATGGCAGCACCACCCTTGCCATCCCCAGTCACGACGATGACCTTGCCACCTCTGGCGCACACACAGTCGCCATGGTCAGCGCCGATGGCACCCAGACACAGCCC GTCACAATCATTACCTCTGGGACTGTGGTGGCTGAGGACTCAAGTGTAGCATCCCTTCATCATCAGCAGGTGGCGCTGCTGGCCACAGCCAACGGAACTCACATTGCGGTGCAG CTGGAGGAGCAGCAGACCTTAGAGGAGGCCATCAGCGTGGCCACTGCTGCCATGCAGCAGGAGGCGGTGACCCTGGAGACTGCAGAGTCGGAGAGCGGCTGCTGA
- the ZNF76 gene encoding zinc finger protein 76 isoform X7, giving the protein MESLGLQTVTLSDGTTAYVQQQAVKGPLLSISASTGDKLLEGQVIQLEDGTTAYIHQVAVQKGWTTRAAGRWQHGLHTPHTQRSQPRLLPLCSIWANRMFPAEGYDPSALEAVQLEDGSTAYIHHPMAVPSDGTILAVQTEVGLEDLAAEEDEGFSADTVVALEQYASKVLHESQAPHNGKGQQVGDRAFRCGYKGCGRLYTTAHHLKVHERAHTGDRPYRCDFPSCGKAFATGYGLKSHMRTHTGEKPYKCPEELCSKAFKTSGDLQKHVRTHTGERPFRCPFEGCGRSFTTSNIRKVHVRTHTGERPYTCPEPHCGRGFTSATNYKNHVRIHTGEKPYVCTVPGCGKRFTEYSSLYKHHVVHTHCKPYTCSTCGKTYRQTSTLAMHKRSAHGELEATEESEQALYEQQQLEAASAAEESPPPKRPRIAYVSEVKEEGDDLPTQVAMVTEEDGAPQVALITQDGAQQVTIITSGTVVAEDSSVASLHHQQVALLATANGTHIAVQLEEQQTLEEAISVATAAMQQEAVTLETAESESGC; this is encoded by the exons ATGGAGAGCTTGGGGCTGCAGACGGTGACCCTCAGTGATGGGACAACGGCCTATGTCCAGCAGCAAGCTGTTAAAG GCCCACTTCTCTCCATTtctgcctccacaggagacaagCTTCTTGAAGGGCAAGTGATCCAGCTCGAAGATGGGACCACTGCGTACATTCACCAAGTGGCAGTGCAGAAAG GATGGACAACCCGTGCAGCTGGAAGATGGCAGCATGGCCTACATACACCGCACACCCAAAG GTCCCAGCCGCGTCTCTTGCCCTTGTGCAGCATCTGGGCTAACCGCATGTTCCCCGCAGAGGGCTATGACCCCAGTGCCCTGGAAGCTGTCCAGCTGGAAGATGGCTCCACCGCCTACATTCACCACCCCATGGCCGTGCCATCAGATGGCACCATCCTGGCCGTGCAGACAGAGGTGGGCCTGGAGGACCTGGCTGCAGAGGAGGATGAGGGCTTCAGCGCGGACACGGTGGTAGCCCTGGAGCAGTACGCCAGCAAG GTTCTGCATGAGAGCCAGGCTCCTCATAATGGCAAAGGACAACAGGTTGGGGACAGAGCATTCCGCTGTGGATACAAGGGCTGTGGGCGTCTCTACACCACCGCGCATCACTTAAAG GTGCACGAGAGAGCTCATACCGGTGACCGTCCATACAGGTGTGATTTCCCCAGCTGTGGAAAGGCCTTTGCCACAG GATATGGGCTGAAGAGCCACATGCGCACCCACACTGGTGAGAAGCCATACAAGTGCCCAGAGGAGCTGTGCAGCAAGGCCTTCAAGACCTCAGGAGACTTGCAGAAGCACGTCCGGACCCACACTG GTGAACGCCCCTTCCGGTGCCCCTTCGAGGGCTGCGGCCGCTCCTTCACTACATCTAACATCCGCAAGGTACATGTGCGCACCCACACGGGCGAGCGGCCCTACACCTGCCCCGAGCCCCACTGTGGCCGCGGCTTCACCAGCGCCACCAACTACAAGAATCACGTGCGCATCCACACAG GGGAGAAGCCGTACGTTTGCACGGTGCCAGGCTGCGGGAAGCGCTTCACCGAGTACTCGAGCCTGTATAAGCACCACGTGGTGCACACACACTGCAAGCCCTACACCTGCAGCACCTGCGGGAAGACCTACCGGCAGACCTCCACCCTGGCCATGCACAAGCGCAGCGCCCACGGCGAGCTGGAGGCCACGGAGGAGAGCGAGCAGGCCCTTTACGAGCAGCAGCAGCTCGAGG CCGCCTCTGCAGCCGAGGAGAGCCCGCCCCCCAAGCGACCCCGCATTGCTTACGTGTCGGAGGTGAAGGAAGAGGGCGATGACCTCCCGACCCAAGTGGCTATGGTGACCGAGGAGGACGGGGCCCCCCAGGTGGCTCTGATCACTCAGGATGGTGCCCAGCAG GTCACAATCATTACCTCTGGGACTGTGGTGGCTGAGGACTCAAGTGTAGCATCCCTTCATCATCAGCAGGTGGCGCTGCTGGCCACAGCCAACGGAACTCACATTGCGGTGCAG CTGGAGGAGCAGCAGACCTTAGAGGAGGCCATCAGCGTGGCCACTGCTGCCATGCAGCAGGAGGCGGTGACCCTGGAGACTGCAGAGTCGGAGAGCGGCTGCTGA
- the ZNF76 gene encoding zinc finger protein 76 isoform X3 → MESLGLQTVTLSDGTTAYVQQQAVKGPLLSISASTGDKLLEGQVIQLEDGTTAYIHQVAVQKEPLSFEDGQPVQLEDGSMAYIHRTPKEGYDPSALEAVQLEDGSTAYIHHPMAVPSDGTILAVQTEVGLEDLAAEEDEGFSADTVVALEQYASKVLHESQAPHNGKGQQVGDRAFRCGYKGCGRLYTTAHHLKVHERAHTGDRPYRCDFPSCGKAFATGYGLKSHMRTHTGEKPYKCPEELCSKAFKTSGDLQKHVRTHTGERPFRCPFEGCGRSFTTSNIRKVHVRTHTGERPYTCPEPHCGRGFTSATNYKNHVRIHTGEKPYVCTVPGCGKRFTEYSSLYKHHVVHTHCKPYTCSTCGKTYRQTSTLAMHKRSAHGELEATEESEQALYEQQQLEAASAAEESPPPKRPRIAYVSEVKEEGDDLPTQVAMVTEEDGAPQVALITQDGAQQVSLSPEDLQALGSAISMVTQHGSTTLAIPSHDDDLATSGAHTVAMVSADGTQTQPVTIITSGTVVAEDSSVASLHHQQVALLATANGTHIAVQLEEQQTLEEAISVATAAMQQEAVTLETAESESGC, encoded by the exons ATGGAGAGCTTGGGGCTGCAGACGGTGACCCTCAGTGATGGGACAACGGCCTATGTCCAGCAGCAAGCTGTTAAAG GCCCACTTCTCTCCATTtctgcctccacaggagacaagCTTCTTGAAGGGCAAGTGATCCAGCTCGAAGATGGGACCACTGCGTACATTCACCAAGTGGCAGTGCAGAAAG AACCTCTTTCCTTTGAGGATGGACAACCCGTGCAGCTGGAAGATGGCAGCATGGCCTACATACACCGCACACCCAAAG AGGGCTATGACCCCAGTGCCCTGGAAGCTGTCCAGCTGGAAGATGGCTCCACCGCCTACATTCACCACCCCATGGCCGTGCCATCAGATGGCACCATCCTGGCCGTGCAGACAGAGGTGGGCCTGGAGGACCTGGCTGCAGAGGAGGATGAGGGCTTCAGCGCGGACACGGTGGTAGCCCTGGAGCAGTACGCCAGCAAG GTTCTGCATGAGAGCCAGGCTCCTCATAATGGCAAAGGACAACAGGTTGGGGACAGAGCATTCCGCTGTGGATACAAGGGCTGTGGGCGTCTCTACACCACCGCGCATCACTTAAAG GTGCACGAGAGAGCTCATACCGGTGACCGTCCATACAGGTGTGATTTCCCCAGCTGTGGAAAGGCCTTTGCCACAG GATATGGGCTGAAGAGCCACATGCGCACCCACACTGGTGAGAAGCCATACAAGTGCCCAGAGGAGCTGTGCAGCAAGGCCTTCAAGACCTCAGGAGACTTGCAGAAGCACGTCCGGACCCACACTG GTGAACGCCCCTTCCGGTGCCCCTTCGAGGGCTGCGGCCGCTCCTTCACTACATCTAACATCCGCAAGGTACATGTGCGCACCCACACGGGCGAGCGGCCCTACACCTGCCCCGAGCCCCACTGTGGCCGCGGCTTCACCAGCGCCACCAACTACAAGAATCACGTGCGCATCCACACAG GGGAGAAGCCGTACGTTTGCACGGTGCCAGGCTGCGGGAAGCGCTTCACCGAGTACTCGAGCCTGTATAAGCACCACGTGGTGCACACACACTGCAAGCCCTACACCTGCAGCACCTGCGGGAAGACCTACCGGCAGACCTCCACCCTGGCCATGCACAAGCGCAGCGCCCACGGCGAGCTGGAGGCCACGGAGGAGAGCGAGCAGGCCCTTTACGAGCAGCAGCAGCTCGAGG CCGCCTCTGCAGCCGAGGAGAGCCCGCCCCCCAAGCGACCCCGCATTGCTTACGTGTCGGAGGTGAAGGAAGAGGGCGATGACCTCCCGACCCAAGTGGCTATGGTGACCGAGGAGGACGGGGCCCCCCAGGTGGCTCTGATCACTCAGGATGGTGCCCAGCAG GTCAGCCTGTCCCCAGAAGACCTGCAGGCCCTGGGGAGCGCCATCAGTATGGTGACCCAGCATGGCAGCACCACCCTTGCCATCCCCAGTCACGACGATGACCTTGCCACCTCTGGCGCACACACAGTCGCCATGGTCAGCGCCGATGGCACCCAGACACAGCCC GTCACAATCATTACCTCTGGGACTGTGGTGGCTGAGGACTCAAGTGTAGCATCCCTTCATCATCAGCAGGTGGCGCTGCTGGCCACAGCCAACGGAACTCACATTGCGGTGCAG CTGGAGGAGCAGCAGACCTTAGAGGAGGCCATCAGCGTGGCCACTGCTGCCATGCAGCAGGAGGCGGTGACCCTGGAGACTGCAGAGTCGGAGAGCGGCTGCTGA
- the ZNF76 gene encoding zinc finger protein 76 isoform X9 has product MESLGLQTVTLSDGTTAYVQQQAVKGDKLLEGQVIQLEDGTTAYIHQVAVQKEPLSFEDGQPVQLEDGSMAYIHRTPKEGYDPSALEAVQLEDGSTAYIHHPMAVPSDGTILAVQTEVGLEDLAAEEDEGFSADTVVALEQYASKVLHESQAPHNGKGQQVGDRAFRCGYKGCGRLYTTAHHLKVHERAHTGDRPYRCDFPSCGKAFATGYGLKSHMRTHTGEKPYKCPEELCSKAFKTSGDLQKHVRTHTGERPFRCPFEGCGRSFTTSNIRKVHVRTHTGERPYTCPEPHCGRGFTSATNYKNHVRIHTGEKPYVCTVPGCGKRFTEYSSLYKHHVVHTHCKPYTCSTCGKTYRQTSTLAMHKRSAHGELEATEESEQALYEQQQLEAASAAEESPPPKRPRIAYVSEVKEEGDDLPTQVAMVTEEDGAPQVALITQDGAQQVTIITSGTVVAEDSSVASLHHQQVALLATANGTHIAVQLEEQQTLEEAISVATAAMQQEAVTLETAESESGC; this is encoded by the exons ATGGAGAGCTTGGGGCTGCAGACGGTGACCCTCAGTGATGGGACAACGGCCTATGTCCAGCAGCAAGCTGTTAAAG gagacaagCTTCTTGAAGGGCAAGTGATCCAGCTCGAAGATGGGACCACTGCGTACATTCACCAAGTGGCAGTGCAGAAAG AACCTCTTTCCTTTGAGGATGGACAACCCGTGCAGCTGGAAGATGGCAGCATGGCCTACATACACCGCACACCCAAAG AGGGCTATGACCCCAGTGCCCTGGAAGCTGTCCAGCTGGAAGATGGCTCCACCGCCTACATTCACCACCCCATGGCCGTGCCATCAGATGGCACCATCCTGGCCGTGCAGACAGAGGTGGGCCTGGAGGACCTGGCTGCAGAGGAGGATGAGGGCTTCAGCGCGGACACGGTGGTAGCCCTGGAGCAGTACGCCAGCAAG GTTCTGCATGAGAGCCAGGCTCCTCATAATGGCAAAGGACAACAGGTTGGGGACAGAGCATTCCGCTGTGGATACAAGGGCTGTGGGCGTCTCTACACCACCGCGCATCACTTAAAG GTGCACGAGAGAGCTCATACCGGTGACCGTCCATACAGGTGTGATTTCCCCAGCTGTGGAAAGGCCTTTGCCACAG GATATGGGCTGAAGAGCCACATGCGCACCCACACTGGTGAGAAGCCATACAAGTGCCCAGAGGAGCTGTGCAGCAAGGCCTTCAAGACCTCAGGAGACTTGCAGAAGCACGTCCGGACCCACACTG GTGAACGCCCCTTCCGGTGCCCCTTCGAGGGCTGCGGCCGCTCCTTCACTACATCTAACATCCGCAAGGTACATGTGCGCACCCACACGGGCGAGCGGCCCTACACCTGCCCCGAGCCCCACTGTGGCCGCGGCTTCACCAGCGCCACCAACTACAAGAATCACGTGCGCATCCACACAG GGGAGAAGCCGTACGTTTGCACGGTGCCAGGCTGCGGGAAGCGCTTCACCGAGTACTCGAGCCTGTATAAGCACCACGTGGTGCACACACACTGCAAGCCCTACACCTGCAGCACCTGCGGGAAGACCTACCGGCAGACCTCCACCCTGGCCATGCACAAGCGCAGCGCCCACGGCGAGCTGGAGGCCACGGAGGAGAGCGAGCAGGCCCTTTACGAGCAGCAGCAGCTCGAGG CCGCCTCTGCAGCCGAGGAGAGCCCGCCCCCCAAGCGACCCCGCATTGCTTACGTGTCGGAGGTGAAGGAAGAGGGCGATGACCTCCCGACCCAAGTGGCTATGGTGACCGAGGAGGACGGGGCCCCCCAGGTGGCTCTGATCACTCAGGATGGTGCCCAGCAG GTCACAATCATTACCTCTGGGACTGTGGTGGCTGAGGACTCAAGTGTAGCATCCCTTCATCATCAGCAGGTGGCGCTGCTGGCCACAGCCAACGGAACTCACATTGCGGTGCAG CTGGAGGAGCAGCAGACCTTAGAGGAGGCCATCAGCGTGGCCACTGCTGCCATGCAGCAGGAGGCGGTGACCCTGGAGACTGCAGAGTCGGAGAGCGGCTGCTGA